Proteins encoded by one window of Streptomyces sp. NBC_01477:
- the lipB gene encoding lipoyl(octanoyl) transferase LipB produces the protein MSELQFVHLGFGADAVEYGEAWQRQRTVHAARFADEIPDTCLLLEHPAVYTAGRRTADSERPLDGTPVVDVDRGGKITWHGPGQLVGYPILKLPRPVDVVAHVRRLEDALILTAAEFGLETSRVEGRSGVWVLGDPTEQRLGGLTLDFDPRLTDDEFDPRLNGPEYAPSNAGQRREDRKLAAIGIRVAKGVTMHGFALNCNPDTTSYDRIVPCGIRDAGVTSLSEELGRDIGVTEVLPVVEKHLAAVLAGAEPLPRAV, from the coding sequence GTGAGTGAGCTGCAGTTCGTTCACCTGGGGTTCGGGGCTGACGCCGTGGAGTACGGGGAGGCGTGGCAGCGGCAGCGCACCGTGCACGCGGCCCGTTTCGCCGACGAGATCCCGGACACCTGCCTGCTGCTCGAACACCCGGCGGTCTACACGGCGGGACGGCGTACGGCCGACAGCGAGCGCCCGCTCGACGGCACTCCGGTGGTGGACGTGGACCGCGGCGGCAAGATCACCTGGCACGGTCCCGGCCAGCTGGTGGGCTACCCGATCCTGAAGCTGCCGCGCCCGGTCGACGTCGTGGCCCATGTGCGGCGGCTGGAGGACGCGCTGATCCTGACGGCTGCGGAGTTCGGCCTGGAGACCAGCCGGGTGGAGGGCCGCTCCGGGGTGTGGGTGCTGGGCGATCCGACCGAGCAGCGCCTGGGCGGCCTGACCCTGGACTTCGACCCGCGGCTGACCGACGACGAGTTCGACCCGCGGCTGAACGGCCCGGAGTACGCCCCCTCCAACGCCGGGCAGCGCCGCGAGGACCGCAAACTCGCGGCGATCGGCATCCGGGTCGCGAAGGGCGTGACGATGCACGGCTTCGCGCTGAACTGCAACCCCGACACCACCTCGTACGACCGGATCGTGCCGTGCGGGATCAGGGACGCGGGCGTCACCTCGCTGTCGGAGGAGCTGGGCCGGGACATCGGCGTCACCGAGGTGCTGCCCGTCGTGGAGAAGCACCTCGCCGCCGTGCTGGCCGGGGCCGAACCGCTCCCCCGGGCTGTCTAG
- a CDS encoding TIGR01777 family oxidoreductase, which produces MRIAVTGASGLIGSALTTALAADGHDIVRLVRRAPKSGAEVRWDPQRRALDPDALTGCQAVIHLAGAGVGDRRWTDERKKVLYDSRVLGTATVAAAVAAMDTPPGVLLCGSAIGYYGDTGDRWVDEDSPPGTGFLADLVQDWEAAAEPAAAAGVRTAFARTGLVVAKDGGAWGRLFPLFKAGLGGRLGNGRQFWSFIAMHDEIAALRHILDTPALSGPVNLTAPEPLTNREVTAAMGRVLHRPTLAAVPAPALRLALGEFAGDVLGSQRVRPKRLMESGFVYAFPEIDQAIGAALGS; this is translated from the coding sequence ATGCGTATTGCCGTCACCGGCGCATCCGGTCTGATCGGATCCGCACTGACCACCGCCCTGGCCGCCGACGGCCACGACATCGTCCGCCTCGTGCGGCGCGCCCCGAAGTCCGGGGCCGAGGTCCGCTGGGACCCTCAGCGCCGCGCGCTGGACCCCGACGCCCTGACCGGCTGCCAGGCGGTCATCCACCTGGCCGGCGCCGGCGTGGGGGACCGCCGCTGGACCGACGAACGTAAAAAAGTGCTGTACGACAGCCGCGTGCTCGGCACCGCGACCGTCGCCGCGGCGGTCGCGGCCATGGACACGCCGCCCGGCGTCCTGCTGTGCGGCAGCGCGATCGGCTACTACGGCGACACCGGCGACCGCTGGGTGGACGAGGACAGCCCGCCCGGCACCGGCTTCCTGGCGGATCTGGTCCAGGACTGGGAAGCCGCGGCGGAACCGGCCGCGGCGGCCGGCGTCCGTACCGCCTTCGCCCGTACGGGACTGGTCGTCGCCAAGGACGGCGGCGCGTGGGGCCGGCTCTTCCCGCTGTTCAAGGCGGGGCTCGGCGGCAGGCTCGGCAACGGCAGGCAGTTCTGGAGCTTCATCGCGATGCACGACGAGATCGCGGCGCTGCGGCACATCCTGGACACCCCGGCGCTGTCGGGCCCGGTCAATCTGACCGCCCCCGAGCCGCTGACCAACCGCGAGGTCACCGCGGCGATGGGCCGCGTCCTGCACCGGCCGACGCTCGCCGCCGTACCGGCGCCCGCGCTGCGCCTCGCGCTGGGCGAGTTCGCCGGGGATGTGCTGGGCAGTCAGCGGGTGCGGCCCAAGCGGCTGATGGAGTCCGGCTTCGTCTACGCCTTCCCGGAGATCGACCAGGCCATCGGCGCGGCGCTGGGGTCGTGA
- the glnA gene encoding type I glutamate--ammonia ligase, translating into MFQNADDVNKFISDEGVKFVDVRFCDLPGVMQHFTVPVSSFDPTEELAFDGSSIRGFQAIHESDMALRADLSTARVDPFRKDKTLNINFFIHDPITGEQYSRDPRNVAKKAEAYLKSTGIADTAYFGPEAEFYVFDNVRFQTSANESFYHIDSEAGAWNTGSLENNRGYKVRYKGGYFPAPPVDHFADLRAEISLELEAAGLQVERQHHEVGTAGQAEINYKFNTLLAAADDLMLFKYIVKNVAWRNGKTATFMPKPIFGDNGSGMHVHQSLWQGGTPLFYDEQGYAGLSDTARYYIGGILKHAPSLLAFTNPTVNSYHRLVPGFEAPVNLVYSQRNRSAAMRIPITGSNPKAKRVEFRAPDPSSNPYLAFSALLLAGLDGVKNKIEPAEPIDKDLYELAPEEHASVPQVPTSLPAVLTALEDDNEYLQAGGVFTADLIDTWIDFKRTNEIAPIQLRPHPHEFELYFDI; encoded by the coding sequence ATGTTCCAGAACGCCGACGACGTCAACAAGTTCATCTCGGACGAGGGCGTCAAGTTCGTCGACGTCCGCTTCTGTGACCTGCCCGGTGTGATGCAGCACTTCACGGTCCCGGTCTCGTCGTTCGACCCGACCGAGGAACTCGCCTTCGACGGCTCGTCCATCCGCGGCTTCCAGGCCATCCACGAGTCGGACATGGCGCTGCGCGCCGACCTCTCCACGGCCCGCGTCGACCCGTTCCGCAAGGACAAGACGCTCAACATCAACTTCTTCATCCACGACCCGATCACCGGCGAGCAGTACAGCCGTGACCCGCGGAACGTGGCGAAGAAGGCCGAGGCGTACCTCAAGTCCACCGGCATCGCGGACACCGCGTACTTCGGTCCCGAGGCGGAGTTCTACGTCTTCGACAACGTGCGCTTCCAGACCTCCGCGAACGAGTCGTTCTACCACATCGACTCCGAGGCCGGCGCCTGGAACACCGGCTCCCTGGAGAACAACCGCGGCTACAAGGTCCGCTACAAGGGCGGCTACTTCCCGGCCCCGCCGGTCGACCACTTCGCCGACCTGCGCGCCGAGATCAGCCTCGAACTCGAAGCGGCCGGCCTCCAGGTCGAGCGCCAGCACCACGAGGTCGGCACCGCGGGCCAGGCCGAGATCAACTACAAGTTCAACACGCTGCTGGCCGCCGCCGACGACCTGATGCTCTTCAAGTACATCGTGAAGAACGTCGCCTGGCGCAACGGCAAGACCGCGACCTTCATGCCCAAGCCGATCTTCGGCGACAACGGCTCCGGCATGCACGTCCACCAGTCGCTCTGGCAGGGCGGCACTCCGCTCTTCTACGACGAGCAGGGTTACGCGGGCCTGTCCGACACCGCCCGCTACTACATCGGCGGCATCCTCAAGCACGCCCCCTCCCTGCTGGCCTTCACCAACCCGACGGTGAACTCCTACCACCGCCTGGTCCCCGGCTTCGAGGCCCCGGTCAACCTGGTCTACTCGCAGCGCAACCGCTCGGCCGCGATGCGCATCCCGATCACGGGTTCCAACCCGAAGGCCAAGCGCGTCGAATTCCGCGCCCCCGACCCGTCCTCGAACCCGTACCTGGCCTTCTCCGCGCTCCTCCTGGCGGGCCTGGACGGCGTCAAGAACAAGATCGAGCCGGCCGAGCCGATCGACAAGGACCTCTACGAGCTGGCCCCCGAGGAGCACGCGAGCGTCCCCCAGGTCCCGACCTCCCTCCCGGCCGTCCTCACCGCCCTGGAGGACGACAACGAATACCTCCAGGCCGGCGGCGTCTTCACCGCCGACCTGATCGACACCTGGATCGATTTCAAGCGCACCAACGAAATCGCCCCGATCCAACTCCGCCCGCACCCGCACGAGTTCGAGCTGTACTTCGACATCTAA
- a CDS encoding NAD(P)/FAD-dependent oxidoreductase: MPSPARRHTTAPPVDVIVIGAGPAGLAAAHHLLGAGLTVTVLEAAERVGGRTATDDVAGFRLDRRPQLLNMSYPELHRTPGLRGLPLAPLAPGALVRAGGRGYRVGDQRGAQAAFGSALDRARLATTLNRLAGTPDERLAARPETTAARALSGRGFAPRTVEGFLRPLLAALLCDPELQTSSRAADLVLRGFARGRACLPVGGAAGLPERLAAALPPGTVRLGTPAERVAVSSVRIADGTELPCRSVLVATGARAAAHLLPGLRVPSFHQVTVFHHTAPVAPLREPVLVLDGDRLGPVSHTLPAGAVDPSRTPAGRPLITSVVLGPPPDGDSDKSVRAHLAELYDTCTDEWELLGIHTDPEAVPAMPAPHDLRRPVRVLHGLYVCGSHRATSTLQGTLHSARRAAATLLQDTARLPSAQEAAA, encoded by the coding sequence GTGCCTTCACCAGCACGCCGTCACACCACGGCACCACCGGTGGACGTCATCGTGATCGGAGCCGGGCCCGCCGGCCTGGCGGCGGCGCACCATCTGCTCGGCGCAGGGCTGACGGTGACCGTACTGGAGGCGGCGGAACGCGTCGGCGGCCGGACGGCCACCGACGACGTCGCCGGTTTCCGGCTGGACCGCAGGCCGCAGCTGCTCAACATGTCCTATCCCGAGCTGCACCGCACCCCGGGGCTTCGCGGGCTGCCGCTGGCCCCGCTCGCCCCCGGCGCGCTGGTACGGGCCGGGGGCCGCGGCTACCGGGTCGGGGACCAGCGGGGCGCGCAGGCCGCGTTCGGCTCGGCGCTGGACCGGGCACGGCTCGCCACCACGCTGAACCGGCTCGCGGGCACCCCGGACGAACGGCTGGCCGCCCGGCCGGAGACGACGGCCGCCCGGGCGCTGAGCGGGCGCGGCTTCGCGCCACGCACCGTCGAGGGCTTCCTGCGGCCGCTGCTGGCCGCGCTGCTGTGCGACCCGGAGCTGCAGACGTCCAGCCGGGCCGCCGACCTGGTGCTGCGCGGTTTCGCCCGCGGGCGCGCCTGCCTGCCCGTCGGGGGCGCGGCCGGCCTGCCGGAACGGCTCGCCGCGGCTCTTCCGCCGGGCACGGTGCGGCTGGGCACGCCCGCGGAGCGGGTGGCGGTCAGCAGCGTGCGGATCGCGGACGGCACCGAGCTGCCGTGCCGGTCCGTACTCGTGGCGACCGGGGCGCGGGCGGCGGCGCACCTGCTGCCGGGGCTGCGGGTGCCGTCCTTCCACCAGGTCACCGTCTTCCACCACACCGCGCCGGTCGCGCCGCTGCGCGAACCGGTGCTGGTGCTGGACGGCGACCGGCTCGGCCCCGTCTCGCACACACTGCCGGCCGGCGCGGTCGATCCGAGCCGTACGCCGGCCGGACGGCCGCTCATCACCTCCGTGGTGCTGGGGCCGCCGCCGGACGGCGACTCCGACAAGTCGGTGCGGGCGCATCTGGCGGAGCTGTACGACACGTGCACGGACGAGTGGGAACTCCTCGGGATCCACACCGACCCCGAAGCGGTCCCGGCGATGCCCGCCCCGCACGACCTGCGCCGCCCCGTCCGGGTGCTGCACGGCCTCTACGTCTGCGGCTCCCACCGCGCCACCAGCACCCTCCAGGGCACCCTGCACTCCGCCCGCCGCGCCGCGGCCACCCTCCTCCAGGACACCGCCCGGCTGCCTTCCGCGCAGGAGGCGGCGGCGTAG
- the lipA gene encoding lipoyl synthase, with protein MSAVAPDGRKMLRLEVRNSQTPIERKPEWIKTRAKMGPEYTQMQKLVKSEGLHTVCQEAGCPNIYECWEDREATFLIGGDQCTRRCDFCQIDTGKPQALDRDEPRRVGESVVTMDLNYATITGVARDDLEDGGAWLYAETVRQIHAMTAGRAAGRTKVELLIPDFNAEPAQLAEVFGARPEVLAHNVETVPRIFKRIRPGFRYERSLEVITRAREAGLVTKSNLILGMGEEREEISQALQDLHDAGCELITITQYLRPSVRHHPVERWVKPAEFVELKEEAEEIGYAGVMSGPLVRSSYRAGRLFQQAVDRREQLGAARAV; from the coding sequence GTGTCCGCAGTCGCACCCGACGGACGCAAGATGCTGCGCCTGGAGGTCCGCAACAGCCAGACCCCCATCGAGCGCAAGCCCGAGTGGATCAAGACCCGGGCGAAAATGGGTCCCGAGTACACGCAGATGCAAAAGCTCGTCAAGAGCGAGGGCCTGCACACGGTGTGCCAGGAGGCCGGCTGTCCCAACATCTACGAGTGCTGGGAGGACCGCGAGGCGACCTTCCTCATCGGCGGCGACCAGTGCACCCGGCGTTGCGACTTCTGCCAGATCGACACCGGCAAGCCGCAGGCCCTGGACCGCGACGAGCCGCGCCGGGTCGGCGAGTCCGTCGTCACCATGGACCTGAACTACGCCACCATCACCGGTGTCGCGCGTGACGACCTGGAGGACGGCGGCGCCTGGCTGTACGCCGAGACCGTCCGGCAGATCCACGCCATGACCGCCGGACGGGCCGCCGGACGCACCAAGGTCGAGCTGCTGATCCCCGACTTCAACGCGGAGCCCGCGCAGCTCGCCGAGGTCTTCGGCGCCCGCCCCGAGGTGCTGGCGCACAACGTCGAGACGGTGCCGCGGATCTTCAAGCGGATCCGCCCCGGCTTCCGCTACGAGCGCTCCCTCGAGGTCATCACCCGCGCGCGGGAGGCGGGCCTGGTCACCAAGTCCAACCTGATCCTGGGCATGGGCGAGGAGCGCGAGGAGATCAGCCAGGCGCTCCAGGACCTGCACGACGCGGGCTGCGAGCTGATCACCATCACGCAGTATCTGCGGCCCTCGGTGCGGCACCACCCGGTGGAGCGGTGGGTGAAGCCGGCCGAGTTCGTGGAGCTGAAGGAGGAGGCCGAGGAGATCGGCTACGCGGGCGTGATGTCCGGGCCGCTGGTCCGCTCCTCCTACCGTGCCGGACGGCTGTTCCAGCAGGCCGTCGACCGCCGCGAGCAGCTGGGTGCGGCCCGGGCGGTGTGA
- a CDS encoding proline-rich domain-containing protein produces MTDRATHRTPNGPPTGPAARPGRGAGQPPQDPPDHQEARDDDHDPQDGNQDPPDGGHDPRDSAPDPRRDRGPDPAQLGDPAGTARADRPHRRNTRLAALIAEAGFSHAGLARRVDRLGQEHGLDLRYDKTSVTRWLRGQQPRGTSPALIAEVFTQRLGRRLSAQDLGLDACAPVYAGLEYAATAGEAVDIVSGLWRKDTGSQAELRKIAFSPAGLVVPSRDWLIGSADDTVVRKAAERVPAQNRGMSRAAQDLRPAAPNSAGRVGAGDIAALRAVGDLFRTLDHAYGGGHARQALIRYLEHEAEPMLRGSYGETQGRRLFASVADLTRLAGWTSYDIGAHGLAQRYFVQALRLTQAAGDRIHGGYVLVTMSRQAVHLGHGREAVQLARVAQQGIGTGAPGAVQALTYAAEARGHGVLGDSRACTAALVRAERAFGAARPGDELPSWARFFDEAQLADEFGHCHRDLQQHRAAAQQAERSLQLRAPGYARSRLFCRAVLASARLSLGDLDAACALGAEVVRQAADMRSVRAAEYARDFARRLDPYRDTSAARAFYVRAEAAGFPL; encoded by the coding sequence ATGACGGACCGTGCCACGCACCGAACCCCGAACGGACCCCCCACCGGCCCGGCCGCCCGGCCAGGACGCGGCGCAGGACAGCCGCCGCAGGACCCGCCCGACCACCAGGAAGCGCGGGACGACGACCACGACCCGCAGGACGGCAACCAGGACCCGCCGGACGGCGGCCACGACCCACGGGACAGCGCCCCCGACCCCCGGCGGGACCGCGGCCCCGATCCCGCGCAGCTCGGCGACCCCGCCGGGACCGCGCGGGCCGACCGCCCGCACCGCCGCAACACCCGGCTCGCCGCGCTCATCGCCGAAGCCGGCTTCTCGCACGCAGGACTCGCCCGCCGGGTCGACCGGCTCGGCCAGGAGCACGGGCTCGACCTGCGCTACGACAAGACGTCGGTGACCCGCTGGCTGCGCGGCCAGCAGCCGCGCGGCACCTCCCCGGCGCTGATCGCCGAGGTCTTCACACAGCGGCTCGGCCGCCGGCTGTCCGCGCAGGACCTCGGCCTCGACGCGTGCGCGCCGGTCTACGCGGGGCTCGAATACGCCGCCACCGCGGGCGAGGCGGTCGACATCGTCAGCGGGCTGTGGCGCAAGGACACCGGGAGCCAGGCGGAGCTGCGCAAGATCGCGTTCAGCCCGGCGGGCCTTGTCGTGCCCAGCAGGGACTGGCTGATCGGCTCGGCGGACGACACGGTCGTCCGCAAGGCGGCGGAGCGGGTGCCCGCGCAGAACCGGGGCATGTCGCGGGCCGCCCAGGACTTACGCCCCGCCGCGCCGAATTCCGCCGGCCGGGTCGGCGCCGGTGACATCGCGGCGCTGCGGGCGGTGGGCGACCTCTTCCGCACCCTCGACCACGCCTACGGCGGCGGGCACGCCCGCCAGGCCCTCATCCGCTACCTCGAACACGAGGCCGAGCCGATGCTGCGCGGCAGCTACGGCGAGACGCAGGGCCGCCGGCTCTTCGCGTCCGTCGCCGACCTCACCCGGCTGGCCGGCTGGACGTCCTACGACATCGGCGCGCACGGGCTCGCGCAGCGCTACTTCGTCCAGGCGCTGCGGCTCACCCAGGCGGCGGGCGACCGGATCCACGGCGGATACGTGCTGGTCACGATGAGCCGCCAGGCGGTCCACCTCGGCCACGGGCGCGAGGCGGTGCAGCTGGCGCGGGTCGCGCAGCAGGGCATCGGCACGGGCGCGCCGGGCGCCGTACAGGCCCTGACGTACGCGGCCGAGGCCCGCGGGCACGGTGTGCTCGGCGACTCGCGCGCGTGCACGGCAGCGCTCGTCCGGGCCGAACGCGCCTTCGGGGCGGCCCGCCCGGGGGACGAACTGCCGTCCTGGGCACGCTTCTTCGACGAGGCGCAGCTCGCCGACGAATTCGGGCACTGCCACCGGGACCTCCAGCAGCACCGGGCGGCGGCCCAGCAGGCCGAGCGGTCGTTGCAACTGCGCGCACCCGGGTACGCGCGCAGCCGGCTGTTCTGCCGGGCCGTCCTCGCCTCGGCCCGGCTCTCCCTCGGCGACCTCGACGCCGCCTGCGCCCTCGGGGCCGAGGTCGTCCGGCAGGCCGCGGACATGCGGTCCGTCCGGGCCGCGGAATACGCCCGCGACTTCGCCCGCCGCCTCGACCCCTACCGCGACACCTCCGCCGCCCGCGCCTTCTACGTCCGGGCGGAGGCGGCCGGCTTCCCCCTGTGA
- a CDS encoding RDD family protein produces MDNREVIGSWLSGPRAAAEKMGADFGYRGERLGLPESGPGSVASVGRRLAALFIDWALSVLIAYGLIAHRDLQLANNWALVVFAVVSVIALGLVGSTPGKLIMRLRVVHVGGGRLSPLGAALRTLLLVLVVPAVVWDRDTRGLHDRAVKAVQVRI; encoded by the coding sequence GTGGACAACAGGGAAGTAATCGGATCGTGGCTGTCGGGGCCCCGCGCGGCCGCCGAGAAGATGGGCGCGGACTTCGGGTACCGCGGTGAGCGGCTCGGACTGCCCGAGAGCGGTCCCGGATCCGTCGCATCGGTCGGCAGGCGGCTCGCCGCACTGTTCATCGACTGGGCTCTGAGCGTGTTGATCGCATACGGTCTGATCGCGCACCGTGATCTCCAACTGGCGAACAACTGGGCGCTGGTCGTGTTCGCCGTGGTGAGCGTGATCGCCCTCGGGCTCGTCGGCAGTACGCCGGGCAAGCTCATCATGCGGCTGCGGGTCGTGCACGTGGGCGGCGGCCGGCTCAGCCCGCTCGGCGCGGCCCTCCGTACGCTGCTGCTGGTACTCGTCGTCCCGGCCGTCGTCTGGGACCGCGACACGCGCGGCCTGCACGACCGGGCCGTGAAGGCCGTCCAGGTCCGTATCTGA
- a CDS encoding DUF4191 domain-containing protein produces MARKETSENPGRLAQIAQTYKMTRQADSKIGLVIAAVGIVTFGVILALGFLIDHPIWAGILGFLLAFLAMAVVFGRRAERAAFGQLEGKPGAAAAVLQNVGRGWTVTPAVGMNKSQDVVHRAVGKAGVVLVGEGNPNRVKALLANEKKKVARVVYDVPVHDFIVGNGEGELPLKKLRATLLRLPRTLTGPKTTEVNDRLKALGDLMSNMPIPKGPMPKGMRMPKGR; encoded by the coding sequence ATGGCGAGGAAGGAAACATCCGAGAACCCTGGGCGACTGGCACAGATCGCTCAGACCTACAAGATGACCAGGCAGGCCGACTCCAAAATCGGGCTTGTCATTGCGGCTGTGGGAATCGTCACCTTCGGTGTCATCCTCGCCCTCGGCTTCTTGATCGACCACCCCATCTGGGCCGGGATCCTGGGATTCCTGCTGGCCTTCCTCGCGATGGCGGTGGTCTTCGGCCGCCGCGCCGAGCGGGCCGCCTTCGGGCAGCTGGAGGGCAAGCCGGGTGCGGCTGCCGCCGTGCTGCAGAACGTCGGCCGCGGCTGGACGGTGACGCCGGCGGTGGGCATGAACAAGAGCCAGGACGTCGTCCACCGGGCTGTCGGCAAGGCCGGTGTCGTCCTGGTCGGCGAGGGCAACCCCAACCGGGTCAAGGCCCTGCTGGCGAACGAGAAGAAGAAGGTCGCCCGGGTCGTCTACGACGTGCCGGTGCACGACTTCATCGTCGGCAACGGTGAGGGGGAGCTGCCGCTCAAGAAGCTGCGCGCCACCTTGCTGCGGCTGCCGCGCACCCTGACCGGCCCCAAGACCACCGAGGTCAACGACCGCCTCAAGGCGCTCGGGGACCTGATGTCGAACATGCCGATCCCGAAGGGGCCCATGCCGAAGGGCATGCGGATGCCCAAGGGCCGCTGA